A single Lactuca sativa cultivar Salinas chromosome 8, Lsat_Salinas_v11, whole genome shotgun sequence DNA region contains:
- the LOC111877408 gene encoding GDSL esterase/lipase CPRD49: protein MVGPRRPQFVLFGSSIVQFSFGEEGWGAILADIYARKADIVLRGYSGWNSRQAVEVLDQVFPKDEAIQPSLVIVYFGGNDSVLPTQDGLSSHVPLDEYVENMRKIAIHLKSLSEKTRIIFLTAPPVNESQILQFFGTKGRKNELCKKYADACVKLCKEMNIKCINLCTTLKQRDDWLTTCFTDGIHLTPIGSKIVAKEILKVIMEAEWKPSLDWESLPVEFA from the exons ATGGTCGGGCCAAGAAGGCCACAGTTCGTGTTGTTCGGCTCCTCAATCGTTCAATTTAGCTTCGGCGAGGAAGGTTGGGGTGCGATTCTTGCAGATATTTACGCTCGAAAG GCAGACATAGTTTTGCGAGGATATTCTGGTTGGAACTCCAGACAAGCTGTAGAAGTTCTTGATCAAGTTTTTCCAAAG GATGAAGCAATACAACCATCTTTGGTAATTGTTTATTTTGGAGGTAATGATTCAGTCCTTCCTACTCAAGATGGCCTAAGTTCTCATGTACCACTTGATGAATATGTTGAAAACATGAGAAAGATTGCTATCCATCTCAAG AGCCTTTCAGAGAAGACACGCATAATTTTTCTCACTGCTCCTCCTGTGAATGAGTCTCAAATTCTACAATTTTTCGG TACTAAGGGTCGCAAAAATGAACTATGCAAAAAGTACGCAGATGCGTGTGTAAAATTATGCAAAGAGATGAATATAAAGTGTATTAATCTTTGTACCACACTTAAGCAGCGAGATGATTGGTTGACAACGTGCTTTAC AGATGGGATACATTTAACACCGATTGGTAGTAAGATTGTGGCAAAAGAGATTTTGAAAGTTATTATGGAAGCGGAGTGGAAACCGAGTTTGGATTGGGAGTCTTTGCCTGTGGAGTTTGCTTAA
- the LOC111877409 gene encoding GDSL esterase/lipase CPRD49, whose translation MVGPRRPQFVLFGSSIVQGSFGKQGWGAILADIYARKADIFVRGYAGWNSRKAVEVLDQIFPKDEAIQPSLVIVYFGGNDSVLPHPNGLSSHVPLSEYVENMRNIAIHLKSLSEKTRIIFLTAPPVNEAQILQVLGVEDRKNEQCKKYADACVKLSHEMKIKAIDLCTAFKQQDDWLTTCFTDGIHLSPDGSKIVAKEILKVIMEADWKPSLDWESLPVEFA comes from the exons ATGGTGGGACCAAGAAGGCCACAGTTCGTGTTATTTGGTTCGTCAATCGTTCAAGGTAGCTTTGGTAAGCAAGGTTGGGGTGCGATTCTCGCAGACATTTACGCTCGAAAG GCAGACATATTTGTGCGAGGATATGCTGGATGGAACTCCAGGAAAGCTGTAGAAGTTTTGGATCAAATTTTTCCAAAG GATGAAGCAATACAACCATCTTTGGTGATAGTTTATTTTGGAGGTAATGATTCAGTCCTTCCTCATCCAAATGGCTTAAGTTCTCATGTACCACTTTCTGAGTATGTTGAAAACATGAGAAATATTGCTATTCATCTCAAG AGCCTTTCAGAGAAGACTCGCATAATATTTCTTACTGCTCCTCCTGTGAATGAGGCTCAAATTCTACAAGTTTTAGG TGTTGAGGATCGAAAAAATGAACAATGCAAAAAATATGCAGATGCTTGTGTAAAATTAAGCCATGAGATGAAGATTAAAGCTATTGATCTTTGTACTGCATTTAAGCAACAAGATGATTGGTTGACAACTTGTTTTAC AGATGGGATACATTTATCTCCAGATGGGAGCAAGATTGTGGCAAAAGAGATTTTGAAAGTTATTATGGAAGCCGACTGGAAACCGAGTTTGGATTGGGAGTCTTTGCCTGTGGAATTTGCGTAA